A region of Porites lutea chromosome 13, jaPorLute2.1, whole genome shotgun sequence DNA encodes the following proteins:
- the LOC140922887 gene encoding histamine H2 receptor-like: MELSSCIATQDCSNASGNKSEELLHVGGFYASRDVFQIVIAVLVIAVNSWVIWLVATKRSLRTVTNYILTSLAVSDLCTGAISIPLLLSCNILIKTGFCVADLVVIVFISVSTVLHILAMTVDRYICIIYALRYQSWVTKRRGGKLIALIWLFSMLVALIQLAWTNLNEEATMEHSAEVKRIIVIYDITLFVAVIGLPVIFMAFTYARILYEVHRQTMNIQKHNTPGWQETRRSTRQEWKVATVFLVMLLVFVICWVPYYLLQLQQVLKEQFLYINDLAAIILYWLRLLTSLINPCLYILGKPDFRKAAGLRKRTRRNNSEGTRTSILKSSSV; the protein is encoded by the coding sequence ATGGAATTGTCAAGCTGCATAGCAACGCAGGACTGTTCAAACGCATCAGGAAACAAGTCAGAAGAATTGTTACATGTGGGGGGTTTTTACGCTAGCAGGGACGTATTCCAGATCGTCATCGCTGTCCTCGTTATTGCTGTAAACAGCTGGGTTATTTGGCTCGTAGCGACCAAAAGAAGCCTACGTACagtgactaattacatcttgaCTAGTTTGGCAGTGTCTGATCTTTGCACGGGGGCGATCTCTATCCCTCTCCTTCTATCCTGTAACATCTTAATAAAGACCGGCTTCTGTGTAGCCGATTTGGTGGTGATTGTGTTTATCTCCGTGTCCACCGTGCTTCATATCTTAGCCATGACAGTCGACCGTTACATCTGCATCATCTACGCCCTGCGTTACCAGTCGTGGGTAACGAAGCGACGGGGCGGTAAACTAATCGCATTGATCTGGCTCTTCTCCATGCTTGTGGCGCTGATTCAGCTCGCCTGGACCAATTTAAACGAGGAGGCCACAATGGAGCACTCCGCAGAAGTCAAACGTATCATAGTCATCTACGACATCACACTGTTCGTGGCTGTAATTGGTCTTCCAGTGATATTCATGGCCTTTACCTACGCACGCATTCTTTATGAGGTGCACAGGCAGACCATGAACATTCAGAAGCACAACACGCCTGGATGGCAAGAAACTCGTCGAAGCACCAGACAGGAATGGAAAGTTGCCACGGTCTTCTTGGTCATGttacttgtttttgtcatttgcTGGGTCCCATATTACCTGCTCCAACTTCAACAAGTTCTCAAGGAACAGTTCCTTTATATAAACGACCTTGCTGCAATTATCCTTTACTGGCTGAGGCTTTTGACTTCTCTTATCAACCCATGTTTATATATTTTAGGAAAACCCGATTTTCGTAAGGCTGCAGGTCTGCGAAAGAGAACCAGGCGAAATAATTCGGAGGGAACTCGTACCTCCATTTTAAAGTCTTCCTCAGTTTGA
- the LOC140922458 gene encoding uncharacterized protein: protein MGAKISRGRQDKHGTILMVGLDGAGKTTIANMLKREMIFRTEPTRGCTFSLNAFGFKEYTFSICDVGGSKHSRYMWRNFKQNDAFLNWATICGVIFVVDSSDWERMTEAKKLYSELHQQLAKDHRRPVLPVLVIANKQDLAGALTAHEVSDGLSLEQYKLYGWQVTFHFTAVDGVGLDDAVWILYKMIKKREKLLKEN from the coding sequence ATGGGCGCCAAAATTTCTCGAGGAAGACAAGACAAACATGGTACAATTCTCATGGTGGGTTTAGATGGCGCTGGGAAGACAACTATAGCAAACATGCTTAAACGCGAAATGATATTTCGAACGGAGCCGACTAGAGGGTGCACCTTCAGCTTGAACGCGTTCGGATTCAAGGAATATACCTTTTCAATATGTGATGTTGGAGGCAGTAAACACTCGCGGTATATGTGGCGCAATTTTAAACAAAACGACGCGTTCCTCAATTGGGCGACCATATGTGGTGTTATTTTCGTCGTAGACAGCTCTGATTGGGAAAGAATGACAGAAGCAAAAAAACTTTATTCCGAGCTTCATCAACAGCTTGCTAAAGATCATCGCCGACCCGTTCTTCCTGTGTTAGTTATTGCAAACAAACAGGACCTTGCTGGAGCTCTCACAGCTCATGAGGTTAGCGATGGGCTATCACTCGAACAGTACAAACTTTACGGCTGGCAAGTAACGTTTCATTTTACCGCCGTTGACGGAGTGGGTTTAGATGATGCTGTGTGGATTTTGTACAAAATGATCAAGAAACGTGAAAAGctcttgaaagaaaattga
- the LOC140922456 gene encoding octopamine receptor beta-1R-like has product MGTMTRTTSTKNDSLLKKYPNITAATNNTVEDVYYDEFYEGIFDPKADVVPIVLAVLIVLINSLVLILMARKKYLRSITNLLLCSLAVSDLLTGLVSVPLFLTCSIVRQSEVCIIQDQMSRFIAVLIVCHLMCVTTDRYLAIIHPLRYSSLVTRPRCIVVILVVWSVSAVTALVQLSWLDPFHDPHVEPSEHLLKAELIYDVIFIILFFFIPMVLMLFSYARIVIEIARQSRNIHQSYLPSFPQSRSRNRHERKAVAIFASMMLAYVICWLPYIALRRFDYTKVPIPLAYVIYWLRFLASLLNPCIYILGKQDFRKALFEHQLKLELNFTNSSKSVILKNTLATPAGKNQKILMKSFSRIGSQKA; this is encoded by the exons ATGGGTACAATGACCAGGACCACTTCAACGAAGAACgattctcttttaaaaaagtatcCCAACATCACAGCTGCAACTAACAACACAGTCGAAG ATGTCTACTACGATGAATTCTATGAAGGTATTTTTGACCCTAAAGCGGATGTTGTTCCCATTGTCTTGGCTGTGTTAATTGTGCTCATTAACAGTTTGGTTCTAATTCTAATGGCACGAAAAAAGTATCTGCGGTCAATCACCAATCTGTTGCTCTGTAGCCTGGCCGTTTCTGACCTGTTAACAGGCCTGGTTTCTGTGCCGCTGTTTCTCACGTGCAGCATCGTCCGCCAATCAGAAGTTTGCATCATCCAGGACCAGATGTCTCGTTTTATTGCTGTGTTGATTGTCTGTCATCTGATGTGTGTTACTACAGATAG ATATCTGGCAATCATTCACCCTCTCCGTTACTCTTCACTCGTTACACGACCCAGATGCATTGTGGTTATTCTGGTCGTCTGGTCAGTGTCCGCGGTTACTGCATTGGTACAACTATCTTGGCTGGACCCATTTCACGATCCCCATGTAGAGCCAAGTGAGCATTTATTAAAGGCAGAACTCATATATGACGTCATCTTCATtatcttgtttttcttcattcctATGGTACTTATGCTATTCTCATACGCCAGGATTGTCATTGAAATAGCTCGTCAAAGTCGCAATATTCATCAGAGTTATCTACCATCTTTTCCGCAATCAAGAAGCAGAAACCGCCATGAACGCAAAGCCGTCGCCATATTTGCTTCGATGATGCTTGCGTACGTGATATGTTGGTTACCATATATCGCTCTGCGGAGGTTTGATTACACAAAGGTTCCCATACCCTTGGCGTATGTTATCTACTGGTTAAGATTTCTAGCCTCACTTTTAAACCCTTGCATATATATCCTGGGCAAGCAAGACTTTCGAAAAGCTCTTTTTGAACATCAACTAAAACTTGAGTTAAACTTTACGAACAGTTCAAAGTCGGTGATTTTAAAGAACACTTTAGCGACTCCGGCTGGCAAAAACCAAAAAATCCTCATGAAGTCCTTTTCGAGAATTGGTAGCCAAAAAGCATGA